GCACAGGCCCACGCTGAGGGTGACCTGCTGGCCCTCGCCGAAGGTATGCCCGGCGATCCCGGCCCGCACGCCTTCGAGCAGCCGCGCGGCCCCGTGGACCGAGCGGCCCGGCAGGCACACCACGAATTCCTCACCGCCCCAGCGGAAGAGGGGCACCCCGACTCCCAGCACCTCGCGCAGGACGGCGGCCACCTCCCGGAGCACCCGGTCCCCGGCCTCGTGGCCCCAGCGGTCGTTGACGGCCTTGAAATGGTCGATGTCCAGCACGGCGAGCACCCCGGGGGTCAGGGATTGGGCACAGAGTTCCGCAAAGGCCAGGCGGTTGCCCAGCCCAGTCAGCGGGTCCTGGCGGGCGCGGCGCTCTTCCTCGCGCATGCGGCGTTGCAGGTCCACGACCGCTCCCGCGAAAAAGTGCGTGAACAGACTGACCGCCAGCAGCAGCGCCGAGGTCGTGAGGTGGGTGCTCGCCACGTTCTCCCAGCGGGTCGCCGCGAGGGCACCAGTGCCGGTCAGGGCCAGCGCCAGCACCTGCGCCCGCCGGGGCCGGTCGCTGAAGAGCAGGTGCCAGATCAGCACGTTGAGCGGAATCAGCAGCAGCAGCAGGTGCACGATCAGCTCGTGGTACGCGGCCCGGACGTGCAACTGTTGCGGCTCCAGGGCCAGCACCGCCACAAAGACCAGCACGCTGACCGCGAACCCCAGCCGCACCGCCTCGCCCCAGCCTGGGCGCAGCAGATGCAGCAGCGCGAACAGGGCCAGCGTTCCCGAAAACAGCGCCACGAGCGGGTGAACGCTGCCCGTCAGCGCCGAGATGATCCACAGCACCGCCGCCCCCACCAGCGGCACCAGAAACCGGAAGTAGACCCGCGCGATTCGCTCGGGCAGGTCGGCCGGTCCCACGGGACGAGGAGGCATGGTCCTCCTGTCATAACACGTCCGTCACGCCTGGGTCAGCGCAGGTGGGGCCATTCACCAGATGGGTGGGGGACGCCCCGCCCCTACCGCTAGTACAGCTTGCCCAGCACCTCGTCCTTCATCACGAAACTGTGCTCCTTGCCGGGGAACTCGCGGGCGCGGACCTCGCGGGCGTAGGCTTCCAACGCCTCGCGGGAGGTGCGGCCCAGTTCGGCGTAGCGCTTGGCGAGCTTCTTCTCGTCGCCCTCGTACAATCCCAGCAGGTCGTGGTACACGAGCACCTGTCCCCGGCAGTGGACCCCGGCCCCGATCCCGATGGTGGGCACCGCGAGCCGCTCGGTAATCAGCCGCGCCAGCCGGGCGGGAATCGCCTCCAGCACCACGCTGAAGGCCCCGGCCTCCTGCAAGGCCAGCGCCCCGTCCAGGGTGCGCCGCGCCCCCTCCTCGTCGCGGCCCTGCACCTTCAGGCCGCCCTGGGCCGTCGCGGTCTGGGGCATCAGGCCGACGTGGCCCATCACCGGGATGCCGTTGCGGGTCAGCACCGTCACGGCCTCCAGAATCTCCGGGGTCGCCCCCTCCATCTTCACGGCGTCGGCCCCGGTCTGCTGGATGACCTGCACCGCCGAGCGCATCGCGTCGCCCGCGCCCGTCTGGTAGGTGCCGAAGGGCAGGTCCACCACCACGAACGTCTCCGGAGCGCCCCGCCGCACCGCCCGCCCGTGGTGAATCATGTCGGCCAGGGTCACGGGGGCGGTCGAGTCGTAGCCCAGCACCACGTTGCCCAGGCTGTCGCCCACCAAGATCAGGTCCACCCCGGCGGCCTCGGCGTGCCGGGCGCCCGGATAGTCGTAGGCCGTCACCATCACCAGCGGGTCGGCAGCCTGGATCAGGTCGGGGACGGAGCGTTTCATGGGGAAGAAGCTACCAGCTCCCAGCAACCCGCCGCCAGCCAGGGACCGTTGGTGCGGGCCGCTGGAAGCTGGTGGCTGGCCGCCCCCTTACCCCGTGATCACCTCGCCGTATCTCCCCAGCACGAGGTAGATGATCCAGCCCGTGACCGCCACGTACAGCCACACCGGGACCGTCCAGCGCACCCAGGCGCGGTGGCGGCCAAAGTAGGGCCGCGCGGCGGGCACATCGATGTTGCCGAGGTTCCCGGCGGCCTGCAGGCCCTTCCAGGCGTTGTACAGGGCGCCGAGCGCCAGGGGCAGGTTGGCGGCGGCCAGGATGATGTGGCTGATCAGGAGGGCGAAGTAGGCCCCCCGCCACGCGTCCGGCCCGGCGTAGGCCTTCTCGTAGCCCAGCGCGAGCCGGGTGAGGTACAGCACCAGAAAGACGGTGGCGAGGGCACTCGCGGTGAGCATCGCCCGCATGTGCGCCTCGCGGTTGCCCCGGCGGATAAAGACGACACCGACCACGAGCGCGATGCCGCTCAGGACGATGGTGATAACGGCCCACTGGTTGATGATCGGTGCCACGCCGGGCAGTCTAGGGTCCGGGGGCCGGGGCGGGTGTCCGGGCGGTCAGGGGACCTCCCCCACCTCGCTCCACAGCGGGTAGAGCGGCGCTTCATCGGGCTCCACTGGGGGAAAGCGGCCCACCGCCTCCAGAAACACGTTGTCGTGCAGGTCGTCGTTCACCGCGCTGACCTCTCCAGCCAGGACCGGACCGCCGCCGGGCCGCGCGTAGAAGCGGTGGTAGGTGCCCGGCCGCAGCGTGATGCTCTCGCCGGGGTGCAGGGCGAGCGGCGCCAGCGGCGGAACGTGGCGCACCCGGCCATCGGTCAAGACGGGCACGGGCACGTCGCGGACCTCGCCCTGCGAGGTCACCAGGGCCAGTTCCATCACGAGCACCCCGCCCCCCCGGTGAATGATGTCCTCGGTTTTGTGGTGGTGGGTGTGCAGCGGCGTCTCCTGCCCCTCGCCCACCAGCAGCACTTTCTCGGCGTAGGGCACGTCGCCGGGCACCCCAGGGCGGCCGTTGCGGGTGCAGATCAGCAGCAGGCCCCGGCGGGCAAAGTCGCCTGAGCCGAAGTCGGTCACGTCCCAGCCCATCTGCCGGGCGCGGCAGTAGGCGGCGACCTCCGGTTGAGCGGCCCACTCCTCCGGCGACCAGGTAGCCCAGGGCGGCGGAGCGAAGCGCAGGTCATGCAGCAGGGCGACGGCCTGGCGCTGGGCGGCATTGACTTCGGACCGGAACATGGGCGGGCACCTCGGGGGAGTGGGGGCGGGCGTGGGGGGACAATTCTCAGGCGGGCGGGGCCAGTAGAATAGCCGGGTTGACCGCGCCCGCCGGTGCAGAACCGGGCCGAGGCGCGGAAGGGACGGTGAGGAGGAAGATGAGCGGAACGCTGACGGTTCCCCGCCGGGGTGCGGGCGCGTGGCTCCCCCGGCTGGCGTGGGCGGCCCTGGCCTACAACGTGCTGGTGATTCTCTGGGGAGCGGTCGTCCGAATCACGGGGGCGGGCGCCGGGTGCGGCGACCACTGGCCGCTGTGCAACGGGGTGGTGGTGCCGCCAAGCCCCACGGTCCACACCCTGATCGAATTCAGCCACCGCCTGACGAGCGGGGCAAGCGGGCTGATCGCCCTGGCGCTGATCGCGCTGGCCTTCCGCGCCGCGCCGAAGGGCCACCCCGTCCGGCTGGGCGCGGTGCTGAGCTTCGGGCTGATTCTGCTGGAGGGGCTGGTGGGCGGCGTGCAGGTGCTGCTTGGCCTGACCGCCGACTCGACCGACCCCGCGCGGGGGCTGGTGCAGGGCATCCACCTCGCCAACACCTTCCTGCTGCTGGGCGCCCTGCTGCTCACGGCGCTGTGGGCCTCGGGCCGCCCGGCGCTGCGGCTGCGCGGGCAGGGCAAGGCGCTGGGCGCACTCGCCGTGGGCCTGGGCCTCACGCTGGTGCTGGGCATGGCGGGCGCGGTGACGGCTTTGGGCGACCTGCTGTTCACGCCCGCGCCGGGCACGCCGCTGGACACGGTGCGACGGGACTTCGGGGCGACGGCCAGCCTGATCGAGAACCTGCGGGTGGTTCACCCCCTGCTGGCGGTGCTTACCAGCGCGTATCTGGTGTGGATGGTGGGAGCGCTGCGGCGCTGGCGGCCTTCCCCGGCCGTCACCCGCTGGGGCGTCGCCCTGTTCGGGGTGATCGCCGCGCAGATGGCGGTGGGCTTCCTGAACGTGGCCCTCAAGGCGCCCGACTGGATGCAGCTCACGCACCTGCTGCTGGCGTGCATCATGTGGCTCGTGACCGTCTTGCTGGGGTACGAAGCCCTGACCACCCTGCGCCGGGTGCCGACCCCGGCCCGCGCGGGCGCCCCCGAGGTGACGGCATGACGGACACCCACCTCGCCGCCTCGCCTGCCCCGGCGGGCACGGCTGCGGCCGCTCCCCGCCCCACCTGGCGCGATTACCTCGCCCTGACCAAGCCCAAGGTCATCAGCCTGCTGCTGTGGACCACCCTCACCGCGATGGTGATGGCCGCCGAGGGCTGGCCGGGGCTGTGGCTGCTGGTCGTCGTCAGCCTCGCCGGGTACGCCTCGGCGGGGTCGGCGGGTGTGTTCAACATGATCATCGACCGCGACATCGACCTGCGCATGAAGCGCACGTCCGCGCGGCCCACCTCCAGCGGCTTGATCGGCACCCGCGAGGCGGCGATCTTCGGCACCGCCTTGCAGGTGCTGTCCTTCGTGGCCCTGTGGGTGTGGGCCACCCCATTGAGTGCGTGGATGAGCCTGGCGGGCTTTTTCACCTACGTGGTGGTCTACACCCTGTGGCTCAAGCGCACGACCTGGCACAACATCGTGCTGGGGGGCGCGGCCGGGTGCTTTCCGCCGCTGGTGGGCTGGGCCGCCGTGACGGGCGAGTTGCCGCTCTTCGCGTGGTTTCTCTTCGCCATCGTGTTCTTCTGGACCCCGGTGCACTTCTGGGCGCTCGCGCTGATGATCAAAGACGAGTACCGCGAGGTCGGCATTCCCATGCTGCCGGTTGTGCACGGCGACCGACTGACGGCCGCGCAGATCTGGCTGTACGCGATCTACACGGTGGTCCTGTCCGTCATGCCCGTCTTTTTCCAGGCGGTCGGGGGGCTGTACTTCGTGGCGGCGCTGGGGCTGGGCGGGTGGCTGCTGGTGCTCTCGTGGCGGCTGCGCGGACACGTGATGGCGGGGGGCAAGATCGAGCGCCCGGTGACCCTGCCGCTGTACCTGTATTCCATGCTCTACCTCGCCCTGCTGTTTCTGGCCGGGGCCGTCG
This region of Deinococcus sp. HSC-46F16 genomic DNA includes:
- a CDS encoding diguanylate cyclase, translating into MPPRPVGPADLPERIARVYFRFLVPLVGAAVLWIISALTGSVHPLVALFSGTLALFALLHLLRPGWGEAVRLGFAVSVLVFVAVLALEPQQLHVRAAYHELIVHLLLLLIPLNVLIWHLLFSDRPRRAQVLALALTGTGALAATRWENVASTHLTTSALLLAVSLFTHFFAGAVVDLQRRMREEERRARQDPLTGLGNRLAFAELCAQSLTPGVLAVLDIDHFKAVNDRWGHEAGDRVLREVAAVLREVLGVGVPLFRWGGEEFVVCLPGRSVHGAARLLEGVRAGIAGHTFGEGQQVTLSVGLCAYTPEQGLAHAFSQADAALRQAKDGGRDRLVAAPAA
- the panB gene encoding 3-methyl-2-oxobutanoate hydroxymethyltransferase, whose translation is MKRSVPDLIQAADPLVMVTAYDYPGARHAEAAGVDLILVGDSLGNVVLGYDSTAPVTLADMIHHGRAVRRGAPETFVVVDLPFGTYQTGAGDAMRSAVQVIQQTGADAVKMEGATPEILEAVTVLTRNGIPVMGHVGLMPQTATAQGGLKVQGRDEEGARRTLDGALALQEAGAFSVVLEAIPARLARLITERLAVPTIGIGAGVHCRGQVLVYHDLLGLYEGDEKKLAKRYAELGRTSREALEAYAREVRAREFPGKEHSFVMKDEVLGKLY
- a CDS encoding DUF420 domain-containing protein; the protein is MAPIINQWAVITIVLSGIALVVGVVFIRRGNREAHMRAMLTASALATVFLVLYLTRLALGYEKAYAGPDAWRGAYFALLISHIILAAANLPLALGALYNAWKGLQAAGNLGNIDVPAARPYFGRHRAWVRWTVPVWLYVAVTGWIIYLVLGRYGEVITG
- a CDS encoding D-lyxose/D-mannose family sugar isomerase, whose translation is MFRSEVNAAQRQAVALLHDLRFAPPPWATWSPEEWAAQPEVAAYCRARQMGWDVTDFGSGDFARRGLLLICTRNGRPGVPGDVPYAEKVLLVGEGQETPLHTHHHKTEDIIHRGGGVLVMELALVTSQGEVRDVPVPVLTDGRVRHVPPLAPLALHPGESITLRPGTYHRFYARPGGGPVLAGEVSAVNDDLHDNVFLEAVGRFPPVEPDEAPLYPLWSEVGEVP
- a CDS encoding COX15/CtaA family protein, translating into MSGTLTVPRRGAGAWLPRLAWAALAYNVLVILWGAVVRITGAGAGCGDHWPLCNGVVVPPSPTVHTLIEFSHRLTSGASGLIALALIALAFRAAPKGHPVRLGAVLSFGLILLEGLVGGVQVLLGLTADSTDPARGLVQGIHLANTFLLLGALLLTALWASGRPALRLRGQGKALGALAVGLGLTLVLGMAGAVTALGDLLFTPAPGTPLDTVRRDFGATASLIENLRVVHPLLAVLTSAYLVWMVGALRRWRPSPAVTRWGVALFGVIAAQMAVGFLNVALKAPDWMQLTHLLLACIMWLVTVLLGYEALTTLRRVPTPARAGAPEVTA
- a CDS encoding heme o synthase gives rise to the protein MTDTHLAASPAPAGTAAAAPRPTWRDYLALTKPKVISLLLWTTLTAMVMAAEGWPGLWLLVVVSLAGYASAGSAGVFNMIIDRDIDLRMKRTSARPTSSGLIGTREAAIFGTALQVLSFVALWVWATPLSAWMSLAGFFTYVVVYTLWLKRTTWHNIVLGGAAGCFPPLVGWAAVTGELPLFAWFLFAIVFFWTPVHFWALALMIKDEYREVGIPMLPVVHGDRLTAAQIWLYAIYTVVLSVMPVFFQAVGGLYFVAALGLGGWLLVLSWRLRGHVMAGGKIERPVTLPLYLYSMLYLALLFLAGAVDRVLLA